Proteins from a single region of Fusobacterium gonidiaformans ATCC 25563:
- the rimO gene encoding 30S ribosomal protein S12 methylthiotransferase RimO — protein sequence MNFALISLGCSKNLVDSENLTGILVNRKGFQLTNEIEEADLVLINTCGFIGDAKKESIETILEVAEYKQERLKKIVVCGCLAQRYAEELLQEIPEIDAVIGTGEIDKIESVVDEILQDKKAVETSSFHFLPNADTDRVLTTPPHTAYLKISEGCNRRCTYCIIPQLRGDLRSRTKEDILEEAKRLVSGGVRELNLLAQETTEYGIDNYGKKALPDLLRELVKIEGLDWIRTYYMFPRSITDELIEVMKQEEKICKYFDIPIQHISSNMLRRMGRAITGEQTKELLYKIRKEIPEAVFRTSLIVGFPGETEEEFQELKDFVEEFQFDYIGVFQYSREEDTVAYTMENQIPEEVKERRQAELINLQNEIAESKNRKLLGREVEVLIDGISSESEYMLEGRLKTQALDIDGKVLTSEGTAQVGEMVRIMLEQNFEYDFIGRIVQNEK from the coding sequence ATGAATTTTGCTTTAATAAGCTTAGGTTGTAGTAAAAATTTGGTGGATAGTGAAAATTTAACAGGTATTTTAGTCAATCGAAAAGGTTTTCAATTGACGAATGAAATAGAAGAAGCAGATTTGGTATTGATTAACACCTGCGGTTTTATTGGAGATGCTAAAAAAGAATCCATTGAAACGATTTTAGAAGTGGCGGAATACAAACAAGAGCGACTAAAAAAAATTGTGGTTTGTGGTTGTTTGGCTCAAAGATATGCGGAGGAATTATTGCAAGAAATTCCAGAAATTGATGCTGTGATTGGGACAGGAGAAATTGATAAGATTGAATCTGTGGTAGACGAAATTTTACAAGATAAAAAAGCGGTGGAAACTTCAAGTTTCCACTTCTTACCCAATGCGGATACGGATAGAGTCTTGACAACACCTCCTCACACGGCTTATTTGAAAATTTCAGAGGGTTGCAATAGACGATGTACTTACTGCATCATTCCGCAATTGCGAGGAGATTTACGAAGTAGAACGAAGGAAGATATTTTAGAAGAAGCGAAACGTTTAGTTTCTGGTGGAGTGCGAGAATTAAATTTATTAGCACAAGAAACCACAGAATACGGAATTGATAACTACGGGAAAAAAGCTCTTCCAGATTTGTTACGAGAATTGGTGAAAATTGAAGGTTTAGATTGGATACGAACTTATTATATGTTTCCAAGATCGATTACCGATGAGTTAATAGAAGTAATGAAGCAGGAAGAGAAAATTTGTAAATACTTTGATATTCCAATTCAACATATTTCCAGCAATATGTTACGAAGAATGGGAAGAGCAATTACAGGAGAACAAACAAAAGAATTACTATATAAAATTCGGAAAGAAATTCCGGAAGCAGTATTTAGAACAAGTTTAATTGTTGGTTTTCCAGGAGAAACAGAAGAAGAATTTCAAGAGTTAAAAGATTTTGTGGAAGAATTTCAATTTGATTATATTGGAGTTTTTCAATATTCTCGAGAGGAAGATACGGTAGCATACACTATGGAAAATCAAATTCCGGAAGAAGTAAAAGAAAGGCGACAAGCAGAGCTAATCAATTTACAAAATGAAATTGCAGAAAGTAAAAATAGAAAACTATTAGGAAGAGAAGTAGAAGTTTTGATTGATGGGATTTCTTCTGAAAGTGAATATATGTTAGAAGGAAGATTAAAAACACAAGCTTTAGACATCGATGGAAAAGTATTGACTTCTGAGGGAACTGCACAGGTTGGAGAAATGGTTCGTATTATGTTGGAACAAAATTTTGAATATGATTTTATAGGACGTATTGTACAAAACGAAAAATAA
- a CDS encoding aldose epimerase family protein, which produces MAWIKKGSYKAVLCFPTFVIKYPRVNQNTFKNMRSILTEQYGYLTCGKRAREFLLPIYFIPGIPILFQSRCRVYEEENLEDEKKQKKFMELIAKKNFWRFEVFTDMENIINLGEYKGKIYKHDYDYLSYDWKREWEYFKIKWRYRGKNMEEFVLQNEKLRVTLLSYGAIIQKIEMPDKNGNWQNIVLGFEKKEEYIEKNIPYFGAIVGRTAGRTKNGILKIGEKEYLLDKNANGKHSIHGGRYNLSQKYWKGEQNENRVLFSVESPHLENGYPGNANIQVEYSLEGDTLHLCYKAFSDEDTYFNLTNHSYFSLSGNPEEEIGEQYLTLQAKEYVEVDEDTIATQISSVENTVFDFRIRKQLKEIFQSQEKQVKIVGGGLDHPFLTQYAKLEDETSGRCLEVKTDNHAMVLYTANWLHEIGRKNHSGIALEAQELPCLSELKEKEYNVGREYERKTSFRFYVDFQKNK; this is translated from the coding sequence ATGGCGTGGATAAAAAAAGGATCATATAAAGCAGTGTTGTGTTTTCCAACATTTGTAATTAAATATCCAAGAGTGAATCAGAATACTTTTAAAAATATGCGGTCTATTCTTACCGAGCAGTATGGATATTTAACTTGTGGGAAGAGGGCGAGAGAATTTCTATTACCAATTTATTTTATTCCAGGAATTCCAATTTTGTTCCAAAGCAGATGTCGTGTTTATGAAGAAGAAAACCTCGAAGATGAGAAAAAACAAAAAAAGTTTATGGAACTCATAGCTAAGAAAAATTTCTGGAGATTTGAGGTTTTTACCGATATGGAAAATATTATTAATTTAGGAGAATACAAAGGAAAAATCTATAAACATGATTACGACTACTTATCTTATGATTGGAAAAGAGAGTGGGAATATTTTAAAATAAAATGGAGATACAGAGGGAAAAATATGGAGGAATTTGTTCTACAAAATGAAAAACTACGAGTAACACTTTTATCCTATGGTGCCATTATTCAAAAAATTGAAATGCCGGATAAGAATGGAAACTGGCAAAATATTGTTTTAGGTTTTGAAAAAAAAGAAGAATATATTGAAAAAAATATTCCTTATTTTGGGGCTATTGTAGGTCGAACGGCTGGAAGAACAAAAAATGGAATTTTAAAGATAGGAGAGAAGGAATATCTTTTAGATAAGAATGCAAATGGAAAACATTCCATTCACGGTGGAAGGTATAATCTTAGCCAAAAGTATTGGAAAGGAGAACAAAATGAAAATAGAGTTCTTTTTTCTGTAGAGAGTCCACACTTGGAAAATGGTTACCCTGGAAATGCTAACATTCAAGTAGAGTATTCTTTAGAAGGAGACACTTTACATCTTTGCTATAAGGCTTTCTCGGATGAAGATACTTATTTCAACTTAACGAATCATAGTTATTTTTCTTTGTCAGGAAATCCGGAAGAAGAGATAGGAGAACAATATTTAACCTTACAAGCAAAAGAATATGTAGAAGTCGATGAAGATACCATAGCAACTCAGATTTCTTCTGTCGAAAATACTGTTTTTGATTTTCGAATAAGAAAGCAATTAAAAGAAATATTTCAAAGTCAAGAAAAACAAGTCAAGATTGTAGGAGGAGGTTTGGATCATCCTTTCTTGACACAATATGCAAAATTAGAGGATGAAACAAGTGGTAGATGTTTAGAAGTTAAGACAGACAATCATGCAATGGTTCTTTATACAGCGAATTGGTTACATGAGATTGGAAGAAAAAACCATAGTGGAATTGCATTGGAGGCACAAGAGTTACCGTGTCTATCAGAATTAAAAGAAAAAGAATATAATGTGGGGAGAGAATATGAAAGAAAAACAAGTTTCCGATTTTACGTTGATTTTCAAAAAAATAAGTGA
- a CDS encoding sulfite exporter TauE/SafE family protein, whose protein sequence is MSSMLHWVGDMSPEAFFILSALCFLAAFIDSIAGGGGMISLPAFMAVGLPPHIALGTNKISAAIGTLASSLNFLRSNKIILPLVTRFAPLALFGAIFGVKTALLIPPKYFQPISFFLLICVFIYTLINKNLGEEYDYQGINSVNIKWGCIFSLLIGFYDGFLGPGTGSFLIFMLIKIFHLDFAHATATTKFINLASNIISAALYFHAGKLNLPLGLIMAVIMIIGAFAGSSLAIYKGSKFIKPVFLVVTITLIGKMGYSFLSSLF, encoded by the coding sequence ATGTCATCTATGTTACATTGGGTTGGGGATATGTCCCCTGAAGCATTTTTTATTTTATCTGCACTTTGTTTTTTAGCTGCTTTCATCGACTCGATTGCCGGTGGTGGTGGAATGATCAGTTTACCTGCTTTTATGGCTGTCGGTTTACCACCACACATTGCTTTAGGAACCAATAAAATCAGTGCTGCTATTGGTACTTTAGCAAGCTCTTTAAATTTTTTACGTTCTAATAAAATTATTCTTCCTCTAGTGACACGATTCGCTCCTCTTGCACTCTTCGGAGCTATCTTCGGAGTGAAAACAGCTTTGTTAATTCCTCCAAAATACTTTCAACCTATCTCTTTCTTTTTATTGATCTGTGTCTTTATTTATACACTCATCAACAAAAATTTAGGAGAAGAATATGATTATCAAGGAATCAACTCTGTCAATATCAAATGGGGTTGCATCTTTTCCCTATTGATTGGTTTCTATGATGGCTTTTTAGGTCCAGGAACCGGTTCTTTTCTTATCTTTATGCTAATTAAAATATTTCATTTGGATTTCGCTCATGCAACAGCAACTACAAAATTTATTAACCTGGCAAGTAACATTATCAGTGCCGCTCTTTATTTCCATGCAGGAAAATTAAATTTACCTCTAGGACTGATTATGGCTGTCATTATGATCATAGGAGCCTTTGCCGGTTCCAGTTTAGCAATTTACAAAGGAAGTAAATTTATTAAACCCGTATTTTTAGTGGTAACTATCACTTTAATTGGAAAAATGGGCTATTCTTTTTTAAGTAGCTTGTTTTAA
- the rsmH gene encoding 16S rRNA (cytosine(1402)-N(4))-methyltransferase RsmH — MQEIGNEYHIPVLYEETLDQLVWNPDGIYIDCTLGGGSHSEGILKRLSEKGRLISIDQDANAIAFCKKRLEKHGKQWSVFQNNFENIDIVSYLAGVDKVDGILMDIGVSSTQLDDGERGFSYRYDAKLDMRMNKEQDLSAYEVVNTYAEQDLVRILFEYGEERHAKKIASFICENRKEKPIETTGELVAIIKRAYSERASKHPAKKTFQAIRIEVNRELEVLEKAIQKSVDLLKPKGHLAIITFHSLEDRLVKTVFKDLATACKCPPELPVCVCGGKAKVKILTKKPIIPSEDELGKNNRAHSSKLRVVERLA; from the coding sequence ATGCAAGAGATTGGAAACGAATATCATATTCCCGTATTATATGAGGAAACTTTAGATCAGTTAGTATGGAATCCTGATGGAATTTACATTGATTGTACTTTAGGAGGGGGAAGTCATTCAGAAGGAATTTTGAAACGACTTTCTGAAAAAGGACGATTGATTTCTATAGACCAAGATGCGAACGCCATTGCTTTTTGTAAAAAACGATTGGAAAAGCACGGGAAACAATGGTCTGTTTTTCAAAATAACTTTGAAAATATTGACATTGTCTCCTATTTAGCAGGAGTGGATAAGGTCGATGGAATTTTGATGGATATTGGAGTATCTTCTACCCAACTGGATGATGGAGAACGAGGTTTTTCCTATCGCTATGATGCTAAACTGGATATGAGAATGAATAAAGAACAAGATTTGTCTGCTTATGAAGTTGTAAATACTTATGCAGAACAAGATTTAGTTCGGATTCTATTTGAATACGGGGAAGAAAGGCATGCAAAGAAGATTGCCTCTTTTATCTGTGAAAATAGAAAAGAAAAGCCAATTGAAACAACAGGAGAGTTAGTTGCCATTATTAAGAGAGCTTATTCGGAAAGAGCTAGTAAGCATCCGGCGAAAAAAACCTTTCAGGCAATTCGGATTGAAGTCAATCGAGAGTTAGAAGTATTGGAAAAAGCAATTCAAAAGTCTGTGGACTTATTAAAACCAAAAGGTCATTTAGCAATTATTACTTTTCATTCTTTAGAAGATCGTTTGGTAAAAACAGTATTTAAAGACTTAGCGACAGCTTGCAAATGTCCTCCGGAACTTCCTGTTTGTGTTTGTGGAGGAAAGGCCAAAGTGAAAATTTTAACAAAGAAACCGATTATTCCTTCGGAGGATGAGCTAGGGAAAAATAATCGAGCACATTCTTCCAAGTTAAGAGTGGTAGAGAGGTTAGCATGA
- the pnp gene encoding polyribonucleotide nucleotidyltransferase produces MFDEKTLEMELAGRTLKVSTGKIARQSCGAVMIQYGDTVLLSTVNRSKEPRKGADFFPLTVDYIEKFYAAGKFPGGFNKRESRPSTDATLVARLIDRPIRPMFPEGFTYDVHIVNTVFSFDEQNTPDYLGIIGSSLALSISDIPFLGPVAGVTVGYIDGEFILNPSPEQLEQSLLDLSVAGTKDAVNMVEAGAKELDEETMLKAILFAHDNIKKICAFQEEFVKLCGKEKITFEKEEVDTVISSFIEENGHERLQAAVLTLGKKNREEAVDGLEEELLSAFIEKQYPDVAEEEIPEEPILAFKKYYHDLMKKLVREAILYKKHRVDGRTTTEIRPLDAQINVLPIPHGSALFTRGETQSLATATLGTKDDEQLVDNLEKEYYKKFYLHYNFPPYSVGETGRMGAPGRRELGHGSLAERALRYVIPTEEEFPYTIRVVSDITESNGSSSQASICGGSLALMSAGVPIKEHVAGIAMGLIKEGEEFTVLTDIMGLEDHLGDMDFKVAGTKSGITALQMDIKITGITEEIMRIALSQAHVARQQILEVMNAAISSPADLKPNVPRIQQITIPKDKIAILIGPGGKNIKGIIEETGSTIDITDDGKVSIFSKDLEVLENTLRLVNNYVKDVELNEVYEGKVVGIQKFGAFMEILPGKEGLLHISEISKERVANVEDVIKMGDVFKVKVISLDNGKIALSKKKLEMENTVAE; encoded by the coding sequence ATGTTTGACGAAAAAACATTAGAAATGGAACTGGCAGGAAGAACCCTAAAGGTTTCAACTGGAAAAATTGCAAGACAATCTTGTGGTGCTGTTATGATTCAATATGGAGATACTGTATTATTATCTACAGTAAATAGAAGTAAAGAACCAAGAAAGGGAGCAGATTTCTTTCCTTTAACAGTTGATTATATTGAAAAATTTTATGCAGCAGGAAAATTTCCTGGAGGATTTAACAAAAGAGAAAGCAGACCATCAACAGATGCTACTTTGGTTGCTCGTTTGATTGACAGACCAATTCGACCAATGTTTCCAGAAGGATTTACTTATGATGTACATATTGTCAATACAGTGTTTTCTTTTGATGAACAAAATACACCTGATTATTTAGGAATTATTGGTTCTTCTTTGGCATTAAGTATTTCAGATATTCCATTCTTAGGACCGGTAGCCGGGGTAACCGTAGGATATATTGATGGAGAATTCATTTTAAATCCAAGTCCGGAACAATTAGAGCAAAGTCTATTAGACTTATCTGTGGCAGGAACAAAAGATGCAGTCAACATGGTAGAAGCAGGAGCAAAAGAACTAGATGAAGAAACTATGCTAAAAGCAATTTTATTTGCTCATGACAATATCAAGAAAATTTGTGCCTTCCAAGAAGAATTTGTAAAACTTTGTGGAAAAGAAAAAATTACTTTTGAAAAGGAAGAAGTGGATACTGTAATTTCTTCTTTCATTGAAGAAAATGGACATGAAAGATTACAAGCAGCAGTATTGACTCTAGGAAAGAAAAATAGAGAAGAAGCGGTAGATGGTTTAGAAGAAGAATTATTGAGTGCTTTTATTGAAAAACAATATCCTGATGTTGCTGAAGAGGAAATACCGGAAGAACCAATTTTAGCATTTAAAAAATATTACCATGACTTAATGAAAAAATTAGTTCGAGAAGCTATTTTGTATAAAAAACATAGAGTAGACGGAAGAACAACAACAGAAATCAGACCATTGGATGCTCAAATCAATGTATTACCAATTCCACATGGGTCTGCATTGTTCACAAGAGGAGAAACTCAATCTCTTGCAACTGCAACCTTAGGAACAAAAGATGATGAGCAATTGGTGGATAATTTAGAAAAAGAATACTATAAGAAATTCTACTTACACTATAATTTCCCACCATATTCTGTAGGAGAAACAGGAAGAATGGGAGCTCCTGGAAGAAGAGAATTAGGACATGGATCTTTAGCGGAAAGAGCTTTGCGTTATGTCATTCCGACAGAAGAAGAATTCCCATACACAATTCGAGTGGTTTCTGATATTACAGAATCAAATGGATCTTCATCACAAGCTTCTATTTGTGGAGGTTCTTTAGCATTGATGTCTGCAGGAGTTCCTATTAAAGAACATGTAGCAGGAATTGCTATGGGACTTATTAAAGAAGGAGAAGAATTCACTGTTTTAACAGATATTATGGGATTGGAAGATCATTTAGGAGATATGGACTTCAAGGTAGCCGGAACAAAATCTGGAATTACTGCTTTACAAATGGATATTAAAATTACAGGAATTACAGAAGAAATTATGAGAATTGCTTTAAGTCAAGCTCATGTCGCAAGACAACAAATTTTAGAAGTGATGAATGCAGCCATTTCAAGTCCGGCAGATTTAAAACCAAATGTTCCAAGAATTCAACAAATTACAATTCCAAAAGATAAAATTGCTATTTTAATTGGACCTGGTGGAAAAAATATTAAAGGAATTATTGAAGAAACAGGATCTACGATTGATATTACAGACGATGGAAAAGTTTCTATTTTCTCAAAAGATTTAGAGGTATTAGAAAATACTTTACGATTGGTAAATAACTACGTGAAAGATGTAGAACTAAATGAAGTATACGAAGGAAAAGTAGTTGGAATTCAAAAATTTGGAGCTTTCATGGAAATTTTACCAGGAAAAGAAGGATTATTACATATTTCTGAAATCTCAAAAGAAAGAGTAGCGAATGTAGAAGATGTCATTAAAATGGGAGATGTCTTCAAAGTAAAAGTAATTTCTCTAGATAACGGAAAGATTGCTTTAAGTAAGAAAAAATTAGAGATGGAAAACACAGTAGCAGAGTAG
- a CDS encoding patatin-like phospholipase family protein — protein MKYIEQKKVFFLLSYCLFSLSTFSISQEEEKEIKNIKEQIAILQKRLEALEEKKAIENSAIEKQKIGLVLSGGGAKGYAHLSLLRFLEKQHIQIDYITGTSIGAFIATLYSIGYSVDEIEACLNSLNYDSLIKNNAYKRNPHDILTVNYDKQLNFSYPKGLASNEFLYLALKDILKSVEGIRDFNTLPIPLRIIATDLNTGKAKAFHEGDLAQVLTASMAVPTLLEPVKIGDTSYVDGLISRNFPVQDVIEMGANFVIGSDVGNELKDNSDYNILSVLNQLIAIQSSSSHEEQKELVDILIQPKIQKYSALDIQKREIFLKLGEEAVQENKEALLSCIKKESKTPKKILSTPAPIFFEKLVLSDNFQGKVRMVIEEFLSDIIGKELKEEELRDKILRVYRLPFISKVYYKKRGNELFLDGEVIPENTLGIGFHYQKDYGTTFRLGTNLHHIGKFGNTTNINAKIGDYLGLDIYSLFHYGISDEVGLFSRLSYDERPFYLYERNRRLASFKKKIVKGELGIFTRYRDDLFLSAGLSTNYAKLNLESGDTDYRYFEYSKNFNNAFLRFKFDNVRNRKSGLKAEAEYKFSASSVKKNSNVYGPSYQLDGYFPISPKLTGTYHLSGGIMDGNRIPIDQYFKIGGLQNNMELNEFSFYGYRPHQKIADKFMIGNLGLQYEILSNIYWTGNWNMMAYHSPIETLEKTEKKWRRYIHGFASSLMYDSPLGPIELSISRNNQEKEFLTTFSIGYYFY, from the coding sequence ATGAAATATATAGAACAAAAAAAAGTCTTTTTTTTACTATCTTATTGTCTTTTTAGTTTGAGCACTTTTTCAATTTCTCAAGAAGAGGAAAAAGAAATTAAAAATATTAAAGAGCAGATAGCGATTTTACAAAAACGTTTAGAAGCATTGGAAGAAAAGAAAGCAATCGAAAACTCTGCAATCGAAAAACAAAAAATTGGTTTAGTATTGAGTGGAGGAGGAGCAAAGGGCTATGCTCACCTCTCTTTATTGCGTTTCTTAGAGAAACAACATATCCAGATTGATTACATAACAGGAACAAGTATTGGTGCCTTTATTGCTACACTATATTCTATTGGATATTCTGTAGATGAGATTGAAGCATGTTTAAATTCTCTAAATTATGATTCTCTCATAAAGAATAATGCCTACAAAAGAAACCCTCATGATATTTTAACAGTAAACTATGATAAACAGTTAAATTTTTCTTATCCCAAAGGGCTAGCCAGTAATGAGTTTCTATATTTGGCTTTGAAAGATATTTTAAAATCAGTGGAAGGGATTCGAGATTTTAATACCCTTCCTATTCCTCTTCGAATTATTGCAACGGATTTAAATACAGGAAAGGCAAAAGCTTTCCATGAAGGAGATTTGGCACAGGTACTGACAGCCAGTATGGCAGTTCCTACTTTATTAGAACCGGTAAAAATTGGAGATACTTCTTATGTAGATGGGCTGATTTCGCGAAATTTTCCTGTTCAAGATGTGATTGAAATGGGGGCTAATTTTGTCATCGGAAGTGATGTAGGAAACGAGTTAAAAGATAATTCTGATTACAATATTTTGAGTGTTTTAAATCAATTGATTGCGATACAATCTTCTTCTTCCCATGAGGAACAGAAAGAATTGGTGGATATTTTGATACAGCCAAAGATTCAAAAATATTCTGCCTTAGATATTCAAAAGAGAGAAATCTTTTTAAAATTGGGAGAGGAAGCTGTGCAAGAAAACAAAGAAGCATTGCTTTCTTGTATCAAGAAAGAATCAAAAACTCCAAAGAAAATACTTTCTACTCCCGCTCCTATTTTTTTTGAAAAACTGGTATTGTCTGATAATTTTCAAGGGAAAGTTAGAATGGTTATAGAAGAGTTTTTATCCGATATTATTGGGAAAGAATTGAAAGAAGAAGAGCTTCGAGATAAGATTTTGAGAGTTTATCGCTTACCTTTTATTAGCAAGGTATACTATAAAAAAAGAGGAAACGAATTATTTTTAGACGGAGAAGTCATTCCGGAAAATACTTTGGGGATAGGATTTCATTATCAAAAAGATTACGGAACCACTTTTCGACTAGGAACCAACTTACATCATATTGGAAAGTTTGGAAATACAACCAATATCAATGCTAAGATTGGAGATTATTTAGGTTTAGATATTTACTCTTTATTTCATTATGGAATTTCTGATGAAGTTGGACTCTTTAGCCGTTTATCTTATGATGAAAGACCTTTCTATCTCTATGAGAGAAATCGTCGTTTAGCAAGTTTTAAAAAGAAAATTGTAAAAGGAGAGTTGGGTATTTTTACAAGGTACCGAGATGATCTGTTTTTATCTGCAGGACTTTCTACCAACTATGCAAAATTAAATTTAGAATCTGGAGATACAGACTATCGATATTTTGAATATTCTAAAAATTTTAACAATGCTTTTTTACGTTTTAAATTTGACAATGTTCGAAATCGAAAATCCGGTCTAAAGGCAGAAGCGGAATATAAGTTCTCTGCTAGTTCTGTCAAAAAGAACAGTAATGTTTATGGACCTTCTTATCAGCTTGATGGTTATTTCCCTATTTCTCCTAAGTTAACAGGGACTTATCATTTGAGTGGAGGAATTATGGATGGAAACAGGATTCCTATCGATCAATATTTTAAAATAGGTGGATTGCAAAACAATATGGAATTAAACGAATTTTCTTTTTATGGATACAGACCACATCAAAAGATTGCAGATAAATTTATGATAGGAAATCTAGGATTGCAATATGAAATTTTAAGTAATATATACTGGACAGGGAATTGGAATATGATGGCATACCATAGTCCGATTGAAACTTTAGAAAAAACAGAAAAAAAATGGAGAAGATACATTCACGGCTTTGCCAGCTCATTGATGTATGATTCTCCATTAGGACCAATAGAATTGTCAATTTCTAGAAATAATCAAGAAAAAGAATTTTTAACCACTTTTTCCATTGGATATTATTTTTATTAA
- a CDS encoding YggT family protein, whose amino-acid sequence MYTILIIVNKLVEVFNILLLIRVVLSWLPMGQNALTRAVYSVTEPILEPIRRTTYPLLGNIPLDISPIIAYFLMQLIRNIVFRIVQVLYF is encoded by the coding sequence GTGTATACGATTTTAATCATTGTTAATAAATTGGTAGAAGTATTCAATATTTTACTATTGATACGTGTTGTTTTATCTTGGTTACCTATGGGGCAGAATGCTTTGACAAGAGCAGTATATTCTGTAACGGAACCTATTTTAGAACCAATTCGTAGAACAACTTACCCATTATTAGGAAATATTCCTCTTGATATTTCTCCTATTATTGCCTATTTTTTAATGCAACTTATTCGTAATATTGTTTTTAGAATTGTACAAGTACTGTACTTTTAA
- the pgsA gene encoding CDP-diacylglycerol--glycerol-3-phosphate 3-phosphatidyltransferase yields the protein MNLPNQLTTARFILAIPFIYFLQTSDSHGFWYRMIALVIFSVASLTDFFDGYIARKYNLITDFGKIMDPLADKILVISALVLFVDLNYMPAWMSIVVLAREFLISGIRILAAAKGEVIAAGNLGKYKTTSQMIVVIIALFIGKMSIYILGDYYTICEILMIIPVILTIWSGAEYTAKAKHYFIG from the coding sequence GTGAATTTGCCAAATCAATTGACAACGGCCAGATTTATACTTGCAATACCGTTTATTTATTTTTTACAAACCTCAGATAGTCATGGATTTTGGTACCGAATGATTGCTTTAGTTATTTTTTCGGTAGCTTCTTTAACAGACTTTTTCGATGGTTATATTGCAAGAAAGTATAATTTAATTACAGATTTCGGAAAGATTATGGATCCACTGGCGGATAAAATTTTGGTAATTTCGGCTCTTGTCCTATTTGTAGATTTAAACTACATGCCTGCTTGGATGTCTATCGTAGTATTGGCAAGAGAGTTTTTAATTAGTGGAATACGAATTTTAGCAGCAGCCAAAGGAGAAGTGATTGCTGCTGGAAATTTAGGTAAATACAAAACAACAAGTCAAATGATTGTTGTTATCATTGCTCTTTTCATAGGAAAAATGTCTATCTATATTTTAGGAGATTATTACACTATCTGTGAAATCTTGATGATTATTCCTGTTATCCTAACCATTTGGTCAGGAGCTGAATATACAGCAAAGGCAAAGCATTATTTTATAGGCTAG